From Perca flavescens isolate YP-PL-M2 chromosome 19, PFLA_1.0, whole genome shotgun sequence:
CCTGGACTACGAGGAAGGGTCGGTGTCCTTCTACGACGCAGAAGCAAAGACCCACATTTACACTTACAGCGGGTGTGACTTCACTGAGCTCCTCTACCCGTACTTTAACCCCTGTGTTCAAGAAGATGGGAAGAACACCGCCCCGCTGATTATCTGTCCTGTTGATGGAGGAGTCAGGGAAGGACGGGACATAACCATTGAGTCAGCTGCATGATGTGTCATAAGAAAGGATGATGCTAACTGAtgtaaaaattaataaaaaataaaaagaattatataaatatatatatatatatatatatatatatatatatatatatatatatatatatatatatatatttaggcctatatttattgtattgcaATAATATTTGACCAACACTGGCCTGCAACAGGCCAACATCCATGAgtaaagattttattttattattcaaaaTAATCTTTACAAAATCATATCGCACTTGtacataaatgtaaataaaatgtgttaaatgttGTTGAATGCACTGCAAAAGGTTATTCCATAGCCTAAATGGGCAATGGATAACTTAAAATTgtgaaactgaaaataaaagttaTGTATTAAAGATAAAAACTATGAGATTGTGTCATTTTGcaaattgctttttttattttctcaggtttaaagtttaaagtgtTTAAGTTTAACATTAATTCAATTCTGCCTAAgaatttgtatatattttgatttatatgtttgatttatttcatCATTGCATTCAACCCGAGCTGGACTCGTTCATAATGAATCAGCCATCAGTCTGTGAGTAGGCTAGagaatccagtctgcagtgtagttcacttcactgataaaccatAGATTGGCTTTATGGTGAAAGTGTCATGGTGCTGTCTGTTTTCCCTCTTCCCTCTCCCTTGTTTGTCTTGTCTGTCATGTGCTGAGTAGGTGTGGCGCTCCTGgctctctccctcctcgtcAGGACACCTGTGGCTTCCTGCTCACCTGAATCACATCCAGCAATCACCACTCCTGTCTTAAAGCCCAGTCTGCCTACCTGAGCCAActtgtttttttgggggtttttttgTACCTGTCCGCTCTTAGCCCCAGAGGATATCGATCTCCTGCATTACTCATTGTGTTCGATAAACCTCAATACCTGTTCCGAcctttttctctgtgtctgcTCTTGAATCCGGACAGCCCAGCCTAACACAAAGAtagtttttgtataattaacttcagtctctgccagagacgcctgcttttaaaagtaacaaataaagtaaaaagttaCCTTTTAATAGGGTtgtaactaagtaaagtaacggattccttttttaagaagtaatgagtaacgagcaaacactactttttaaaagtaacttccccAACACTGCTGGTGAACATACTGTAGCGGAGCATTTAGCAACTAAAGAACCAGATACTTCCCTCAGGAAAAACTGTTAAacgagagtgaatattggattaATATTCATTAagtagacacaaacacaactcctAATGAATGATTTAAGTTGCTCTGTAACTACTGGacgtgtaaataagcaactgtttgctcaccatatcaacttaaaataaTGACACCATGTTGTGTTAactaaaaaaagtctaaaaattattgcaaatacaattttgaggtacttataCTTTATTTAGACAACTGTAAGTATTTCCTttgtacttctactccttacaatTCAGTACTTTACTTTTATTCCCCTACATGTATTtaacagctttagttatttTGCAGATACACATTTACAAACACATTCATGATTCACCATTTTTCTACTTGAGTACTCTTTCCAATGCATGACttctgttgaagttaaaaagttaaaacttcCACCTTTTTAATTTAACGTTTTTATATTgcagtattgctacttttaatCAACTAAAGGATCCAAACTTGGGTACGACTGGAGAGTCAGCTGAAAGTAGATTCTCTAAAGAAAGCAATGCGGTTCTGATAGGAGTTGGCCAAATATTATTTTGCACACGTGTATTCTGTGTCAATGCGGTGAAAGCAAAAAAATGTCCCTCTGATGCACGTGTGATTATTCACCACGCAAggactttgttttttgttatgaaAATAAAGGTGGAATTAGGCTAAGCAGGTTTGTTTTCCTTGAAAGTTCGCAGCAACACAAAGCTCTGTTAATCTGTTCATCTAATCGGAAAATGTTTTCATGCTTGACAGTCTGCAGATACTTTTGTTTCGTGAGAAAGAAATCAACATGTTCAACACATTCTCAATCtcatctcgtaaaatacggacgtcaGGTGCCTTcgtcgttgttattgacgctaaaagtctcctttagcaccATGTAATGCGCTTTAACTTAACACCcctggtcgggactattggcgtcccttttgacgcagttgggttaaggaaaaggtcgtgggtgggttTACGCTTCCGTGCCACGCAGAAATAACAGGACAGTTAAAGACACACACGGGACATGaatcccggtctcctgggtgaaagtcctgtgtttgacccattcaCCACCCCTACCAACCTCCCTAAGTGGAATTTCCCTCTTACATAGGCCTACTTCATCAGTAAACCCAGTGTAgatgctgctctccccggtactttctacaaacacgctgaagggtTTTTTGTCGCTTCAGACGCTAACAGCCACTGTCTAAacatccgtattttacgagttcagAGTGAGAACGAATTGACATGTTTCTTGACATCCATACATGTACAATGAGGAACTTGCATGTTTGTGATTTATGCACATACATCTTGAGAAGCAAGATATGTGTAATGAATAACATCTTGTATAAAAATTAAAGACCTCATTGAAAAGTTAGTCCTGAATCATTGGTTATATCTTGTTTATCTAGAGATCGTAAGTTGCACAGTTGAGAGCTGGTATTCTTGAAGttggcaaaaaaacatttaggcGATATGAAAGATTGTGTGAGAGAAATACAGAAGAAATGAGTTGTGGTTTCTTTTGTGACAAAGGAGAGATCATTTTCCACTAAATGTTTGCAAAACCAAATAATTAAGGTGTACGGATGATAAAAGAATTGGAGTAGTTGTTTAATTATGATGTTTAAGTTTTCTAACTTTGTCTCAAAAGCCTAGAAGAGAAGGCATTTGATAAGTATTTATTCAGATTTCTCCTGTATTGAATAGAATAGTGTGAATTTTGGTGAAGACAATCTAGTGATAATCTAGGTAACATTTtgtttcacacacactctcGTTCATTAACCTGGGCATACTTCATTACGTTTTGGCTGCTGCTTTATGACACACATTCATGGACATAGTGTTTTAGATGGAAAAACATTGTTGTGGTCTGTCGCTGAGACAAACATTCAATTTGCGTGTAAGGACAACATGTCCTGAGAACCAGAAATACCAGAATGTTTGAGTGGTGTGGGGGAGAAGCATCCGCTTATTGAGATGGAGTGACTGAGTATTTAAACACCACATCCTGAACGTTCTGCATCTCTTCTGCATGAGGATGATCAGGAGCTCAATATGACAACCCAAACTACAGGTAAAATTTAGGACAATGCAGCAGCTTCTTTGCTGGGACTTTAATTACCATTTTAcgaatttaaaactttttttttatctacgtTTTGTAAAGTTTGCTGTAGACAAGACGATCCAACAATCTTATTGTATGAATTGTGTTTTCTTCAACTCTTTTACTCaaaaacatattcatatatGGTATCTTGTAATCTCATGGGGGCTTGGTGTACttattaatataatttatataaaataatgaACATGGGGTTATTTCATTTCAGTTCAAACTATAATATTTCACTCCGACGTGAATTTTTAAGTAATATAAtgtgttctttttcttcagTAACAAACATGGCGCTTGATGTGCCGTTTAAGGAGCAGTTCTGTTGCATCTGTCTGGACATCTACACCGAGCCTGCCTCCATCCCTTGTGGACACACCTTTTGTCTGGACTGCATCGACAGCTTCTGGGACACTAAGACCAAGGCTGAGTGTCCACTGTGCAAAGAGACATTCAGAAAGCGTCCACAACTCAGGATCAACCAAGGATATAAAAAAatcattgatttatttaaaaggtTGGTTTCATCAAACTGGTTTCTTCAAAATTTTAGATGcttagaaaaacataaaaagctaaatatttgaattgagatttaacataatttaatttaaatcaaAAGGTCTCAGGAGGAGAATGTTGACAATGTGGGAAGCAGGAAAACTTCCCCAATCCCACTTTTTGAGCCTGAAGAGATTCCCTGTGACATCTGCCATGGAGACAAATCTCAGTCAGTCAAGTCTCCATCAGTCAAGTCGTGCCTCGTGTGCCAGGCGTCTTATTGTGAACTTCACCTCACACCACACCTGAGGGATCCAGCGCTGCACAGACACCAACTTACTGATCCGGCCACCTTCGCCACCAGTCACCTCTGCAGAAAGCACCACAAGCCGCTGACAATGTTCTGCAAGAAGGACCAGAAGCCTGTTTGTGGTCAATGCACAGAGAGGGAACACAAACGCCACAAGACCGTCCccatggagaaggagaacaagAGGATCAATGTGAGGaaacatgtatttcattaaCTTCCTTTAAACTTAGTCTTAAATAAGCCAACTTTCCTTCTTTTGTACAAATATAGAAACctgtttctgtatttttgttAAGTGGGAAAAAATAACTGTCAACATATTTCCCTTAAGACTTTTAAACTTTTCCCTCAGCTGCTTTTATTTGCAGCATTATATTAAAAATGGTATTATTTCTTTTTGCCTTTTGCAGATTTGTTTAAGGGAGATGATATCCAGCATTCAACCGATGGTCCACGCCAGATTGAGAAAAGTGAATGAAATACAAAATTCAGTGTCTCTAAGCAAAGTAAGTTATTGTTTGGATGGATGTTCAAAAAAAGCTACTTGGCcaagtttgtctgtttttatctgtaaattaaattaattcattaaatgtttctATTACCAGCAAAtcacagagagggagatagagagcaGCGCCCAGATCTGCAGCATGCTGATAAGCGTCATCGAGAGACAGCATGCCGGGCTGGTCGAGGAGCTGGAGAAGAGGCAGCAAGAAGCTGAGAGGAGATCCGAGGAGCTGTTccaggagctggaggaggaacTCAATGATCTGCAGATGAGGAGCAGCGAGCTGCAGCACCTGGAGCACACTCAGAACCCTGTTCACCTCGTACAGGTTAGATACCTCCACTGCATTTATACTGATCTGAATCAGCATTTTAAGAACTGTACTCATGAGAAACCTGTGCATCCTTCCCCATCTTTAGAGTTTCCCGTCTCTAAGGCGACTGCCTCAAACTAGAGAGTGGTCTGAGGTCGCAGTCCACTCAGATAACTGCATGGGGGTGGTGATGAGAGCTGTCTCCAAGCTTGGAGACATCTGCCAAGAACTTACCAACAAACTGTCTGTAGAAGGTCGGTTCAACTTTTGGCAGAAAATGATTATATACATCACATAATGACTAAAGATTGTTGTGAAAATCAATGATTACCTTTTACTTCTACCTTTTTACAGAAGCAGACAAGATGTATCAATATGCAGGTATGTTCACAATCGCACATCCACTGCTTATTTCTATAAACTAGTTTAACCTTGGTTAGTTTAACCTTTTTATTACCTGACtcactgtttttcttctttgtttctgCAGTCAATGTCACTCTGGATCCTGAGACTGCTTCAGGCTGGCTGGTCCTGTCTCCAGACAGAAAGAAGGTATTGTCTGACTTTTGatcattaaattaaatgtgtgAAGAGCACAGTCCTTCTAGGAAACTAGTAGTTCTTCAGAGTAGATTGGATTTTTCACATTTAGAGTCTGTAAAGACAATGAATTTTTCAGAAACTGGTTTAGCTTTTGCATTAAAAACATCCCCTGCTGTGggacattttactgtaatagagGAGGAAATTATGAGACATGTTGTAACATGAAAATTGGAAAGGGTTGGGTTTTGAAAATCCAATTCAAATGGggctcaaaataaaactaaaatgggaaaatgaatgggaaaatgATAAGGTTATTAATTGCTGCTTATGAGGCTAATGTTTAgtaagatgatgatgatgatgatgatgatgatgatgatgatgataataatgaatATATTAATTAACAGGTGAGCGTCAGCAGCAAGAAGAACAATTCTCCACTCCCACACAGTCCTCAGCGCTTTGACTCCTGCGTCTGTGTTTTGGGGAAACAAAGCTTTGCATCTGGAAGACGCTACTGGGTTGTTGAGGTGAGAAACTcagaaacaagaaaacacactTTAAGCTAGCTCTGTATTTAAACAAATCCAGTTGAATGTGTCCTGCCACCACAGATGTACACAAGCAGCTTTTACAGTTAATGACCACTTTCCGATAAGACCAGCAGGATACAGGGCTAGGGTTAGGGGTTACTAACTGTAACccataagaaattaaagtttttGTCTAAAACAGAATGGGGAATTTCTGACCCAAATGTGACTCTGTACTTGCCTTTGATCGTTGTAGCGTGTTCACAAATTGTTACTTTTTCACTTTTAACATAAATAGGAGTCAAGCAATTTGAATCAGTTTCAACAGGCACACATTTACTCTATTTGTATTTCAAGCTCTTCTTTACTGTATTTTTCAGTTGAAGAGAAATTACTAACATGACATTATTTGAAACGATGTTGTATCTGTTTTTACAAATAAACTCTTTATTTCTTCCTCCTTGTgtcaagaaagaaaaatgttgaaTCCATATTTTACCTTGTAGCATTAAACCACATAATATTTCTCCTGCTTGTTGTTAGAGACACCAGGCCACAGTTTTTTAGCAAAAATTATCTTATGTTAACATCAGCTAACAGAAACTCTGCAAGTAGGTAAATAGTGCAACAGTGATTCTGAGATGCTTTGACCCATGACAGTTTGAGAACAGTGGCGCCATTTGTTCTACACCTGCATTGTCTTGGTGACAAACAAGGAAAGAAACATTCTGTCCTTATCAAAGTCGTCTCACTGCTTgacatgaataaaaagaaatatttttggcaggtgtgtgtacagtatgtatatgttGGCAAATAGAAGTATTTTGAGTTAATTATAGGTGTGTATTGGAAATAAATTACTTATTAGTTCATAAAGtccataaaattaaaaaaaattaattaaatgaaaatgaagtaaaaattattaattattttgttgGAAATAAACCATATTGTACAGAAAAATTGTAAATATCACACAAGACACTAGATACATTAAAACCTTTAATTCCAGCAAGTTCTACATGTAGTCAATTCTAACACAGCCGACCTAAAGAGAATAACGGCATTAAACTAAACTACAGATAAAGGAATCATGCATGTCTGACTCTATTCTGGACATTGTGTTTCAGGTTGGGGATAAAACAGATTGGGATCTTGGCGTGGCCAGTGAGTCCATCAACAGGAAGGGGGTCATCAGGGTGCGTCCCGACAACGGTTACTGGGCAATCTGCCGGAGGAAAGGTAGCAGTCTCAGCGCCTGTGCCGGTCCCACCGTCACCCTCCACCTCCAGGAAACCCCCAAGAAGGTGGGCGTGTTCCTGGACTACGAGGAAGGGTCGGTGTCCTTCTACGACGCAGAAGCAAAGACCCACATTTACACTTACAGCGGGTGTGACTTCACTGAGCTCCTCTACCCGTACTTTAACCCCTGTGTTCAAGAAGATGGGAAGAACACCGCCCCGCTGATTATCTGTCCTGTTGATGGAGGAGTCAGGGAAGGACGGGACATAACCATTGAGTCAGCTGCATGATGTGTCATAAGAAAGGATGATGCTAACTGAtgtaaaaattaataaaaaataaaaaaatgtgtgtatatatatatatatatatatatatatatatatatatatatatatatatatatataaggccTATCTTTATTGTATTgcaataatatttatataactggCCTGCAACAGGCCAACATCCATGAGTAAagattttattgtattattcaaaatattctttacaaaatgataTCACACTTGtacataaatgtaaataaaatgtgttaaatgttGTTGAATGCACTGCACAATGTCATTCCATAGCCTAAATGGGCAGTGGATAACTTGCTCCGAGCTGAGCTCCCTTACCTTttaacctttttgtttttttgagtttgaatttgagaaatgttttctttttttaaaggtttttttgtttgtttttgaagtCTCACTTGCTTTGCTGAAATAAATTATCATGGTTTATTATAATctctttttgtcatttgttcCTTGGGCTACACTGCTCTCCCTTGCATAAAAGacctgtgccttttttttttgaaagtaatttgttttatgtattttaaatgtagAGTTCCTAATCTCTATTAAAAACTAGGTGGCATTGTCGAGCAACACACTTATAATTTTTTCTAACTATCGTAACCCCCCCACCCTTCGCCATACTAACTAAGTAGGTTTTTTGCCTAAACTGATCCAAGCTGCAACCGTTTCATGGCATTAATGTCACACGGTGTGAGGTCCTTTGTTACcagcaaaacaagacatttccactgttaaaaaaaaaacttaagttccacaggatggtttcttcaaaaatgtatttaaaatcaAATCTGTTACTTCTGCAcagcaataaaaaaatgacaaaaaaaaacgtaaaaacaCAACTCTCCTCTGGCAGGTCACATCAGGgattctctttttttgtcctcGTCTGCACCTTTCACGTCCACCTTTAACAAGCACATCATTAGATCCTGTGGCCAATCTCATAATCCTAATTCCAAGTCCAACAAACAATTAGAAAAACACTGCAAATCCACAAACCCATGCAAATAATAACTGGTAAAACATTCCACAAAACCATGCAAATAACTGTTAAAACATGAAACACATCTACTAataaaaccaaatgaaaaacacacactgttaaACGTCACACTGGGCAATTAACAAATACATGCAACATTGGGAACAAAATGAAAAGCTGCCTAAAATCACATTCTGACATTAACGTGTTTAAAACTACGACCATTACATGGTCAACAACCTACAACATCGTATGGTTAGGGGACTTGTTGTTCCGGGGAGATCGCCAATCTAATAGcctcaatgttttattgaagaaaatGGAACAAAACTGTTCCTACTTTACAGAGGACTGTTGAAAGGGAACAACATGACCTAAAACTATAGACTCATAATTTCCTcctattacagtaaaatgtccCACAGCAGgggatgtttttttaatgcaaaagcTCAACCAATTTCTGAAAAATGTCTTTACAGACTTTAAATGTGAAAAGTCCAATCTCATCTGAAAAATTACTAGTTTCCTAGAAGGACTGTGCTCTTcacacatttaatttaatgatCAAAAGTCAGACAATACCTTCTTTCTCTCTGGAGACAGGACCAGCCAGCCTGAAGCAGTCTCAGGCTCCAGAGTGACATTGACCTAAAAACTACAAAGGTTTGTACCACACCTTATGTAGTGTAAACCATGTAGTGTGATTATGAGCACTCGTTGATCAGATGTAGGTCAGCACACGACACAAACATTACCAACAGGCACACTTAATGACGTGACTAATTACATGTTTATTGCTCAGAAATGAGGAAGTAGGAGCATCCATCTCCACAATGGGATCAAATGATTTAATTCAAAATTTTACAACAGTGTTTACTTGCACTTCACACTGCCCTCACTCACACAAGCTAGTCAACAAACTGCTGTTACTTGGCCTGGACTCTCACCTCTGTAAGTGGATTAAGAACTTTCTCACTGACGTGTGTTCTCAGTCCACTCCTCTACTCAATATTCACATATGTTCTCCCATTCACGACTCAAACTCCATTTTCAAATTTGCCGATGACACAGCTGTGGTGGGGCTGGTAACCGACAATGAGGAGACCACCTACAGGGAGGAGGTCCAATCACTGGTATCATGGAGCAGCAGAAACAACTTAATcctcaacacaaagaaaacaaaagaaatcatAATTGATTTtaggaaatgtaaaaacaaaagacatGACAGTCTTGCGATACATGGAGAGGAGGTGGAACAGGTCCCAAGCTTCAGATACCTAGGGTTGCATCTGGCGGAGGATCTGACCTGGGGAGTGAACACCAAAGAGATAGGGAAAAAGGCTCAGTAGAGACTCTTTTTCTGCTAAGCCTAAGAAGCACTGGGATCCCGCAGACACTCCTCACAAATTTCTACAGGTGCACAATAGAGAGTCTGCTGGCATACAGCTGTACAGTCTGGTTCTCCAGCTGCACCACTGAGGAGAAAAAAGACCTGCAGCGGGTAACTAAAACAGCCCAGAGAATTGGTGTTCGTTGTGTAGAaatatgcaatgacaataaaactatCAAGCTATCTTATATCATATCTTTCAAAACATTTCTAAAAAGGAATGTTATATTGGTGCTAACAATGAAGAAAACACAGTATCTGTGTAGTTCTTTTGTCAGAGCTTTATGGTTTGAGTTAAAATACTAGAGTTAACAGTAAGGCTTTTGCATTTTACATTAAATCTCATGCAAGAGTGTTTAAATTATCAGGtcacagtaaaacaaaaaatctaAAACCTGTAAGGTTCGGGTTGGGGTTAAGGTAAGTAATACCTCAATTTCTAATCAACAACAAACAggttacatcatcatcatcatcatcatcatcatcatattctttattcaagacacacacaaaaaatggtCCATAGCACATAAAACATagcaaaagacagacagatacaagataaaacacatacaataaGAAATGACTACAACAGTCAAAATTCCACAATACACAATAAGAGTGTTCAGATAATAGCATATAGACTAAAACGCCAATGGTTCCACAATTGAAAACAAGTGAACCTAACTGCACTCAATGCAGGGTTCACTAGTGTTGCAATGATGCTGTTGAATGACTCAGTTAGTCTACACATACATCTGTACATGAGATTCCTGAGTACAGCAGGACAGGTGGATACGTCAACACTTACAAACATTGGCAGTGAGTTTCTgcatactgcttttttttaatagcgCCGCCACATGTGGGCGGTGTACATTGGAGcacaaaaagctttaaaaagtgTGGTCTTTACAGACAGTGAACACATACTAAATTTGCGATTCAGCATATTAGCTTGTGCatacaacatacagtactgtTTGTGAATGTCCCTATCATCAGACAGGTCATCAGTTATATAGTGCCCCAAGTATTTGACCTCATCACACACTTTAAGGACAGTaccagacagagagaaagcaggAAATGATTTTATTGTCCCTGCTTCTAGCAATCATTATATTACTCTTCTTAGAATTGTACTTAATGTCAAAGTCTGAGCCATATTGGGAGCAGACCCTTAGTAACTGTTGAAGGCCAGCACTATATGGACAAAGAATGACCAGATCATCTGCGTACATCAGGTGGTTGATAATGGTGTCCCCAACCATACAACCTGTTCCACAGTTGTTCAGCAGCTTTGATAGATCATccatataaatattaaaaagaaaggGACATAAAATGCTTCCCTGCCTAAATCCATTGCTTACATTGAATGGGGCAGACATAGTTACCCCATTTCACATACATTGACTGATTAGCATACCAAAAAGCCAAGATTCTCACTAGATATTTGGGAACCCCTCGGTTGTGCAATTTTTAGAATAGCTTCTCATGATTTACACGATCAAAAGGCTTTAGAGGCATcaataaaacacatacaaattgtGGAATTATGCCTGTTATACAAATCTAGGACCTCCTTTAAGGCAAAAATACACATATCCATGCCATGTTTAGGTTTGAAGCCAAACTGTTCCAGCCTATTTCAGTATAGTCCTCTCCAAGACCATCCATGCTGTGTGAAACCAAATAGCTGAACGTGGGACAAGTAGTGGAAAATAACATGTATACTCAACACCGTTTCCTTAATAAAGTAaggtaaaataagaaaaaagacTTGTGAGAAACCTAGCAGTTGAAACCAATATGTGGTGCAACTTAAACAAATTGCAAATGTCAATGCCAAAGTGTGACATGTCACATGAGGGGTGATTATTTGTGTGATCTGAGGAAGTCAACAAGCTACAGGTGTGATGGATGCAATCAGGCCAACAGGCGGCAGGTGTTTGGGATGCAATCAGGCTAGCAAGCTACACTCTGGGAAATTGATTCACATGGATTTGGAAGAGAGACAgtcagtatgtttacatgcacactaatattccgAATATGATACAGGTCATATAAACaacatattccggttggatattctgGATAAGGactttttccgaatatagcattttccgattaagtcCGATTATTCGACTTTTAGAGGCATTGTTtcgacatgtatacagcgcattcagaaTATGCGTCTCATTCAGGGTTTTTACCTCAGGCTTTTGGTCAGCTCTGTGCCTTGCTATGgtttctgtacacaaaccaaccagtcAACATTTTGCAAGGCTGGAGACCCAATAAGAAGGAGAAATACaaatacttttaaacattatcaaagacttggatatcaacagggtttttggatatgcgcccACATCATATCTACCCCGACCTtgtcaagaagctggttgaagtaatgaaagagggacgctgcgtttgcacggtccaacaagtccgccgcgctggtaaactttgaaaagAATCCTGTTTTGCACAGCTACATGTAAAAGGGAACTTTTGTAAATACACCTTTGGAAACCTGACATACAAGAAAGTGCGTGGACTCGGCCAGGACAGGCCCGTCTTCAGACGTGAAGAAAACAACTACGTAGGTCAGACAGAAAACAAAGCCCTCTCAAAGTAGTTCTCTCCAGGCTAGTTAGTCTCATCCTCACGTTGAACGCAACACGTAGGGAAAAGAAGACCGGCTAAGTTAGCTTTCAGTTGTGGTGTTCTTTGTTGTTTAACAAGCTAGGTTAGCTTTAGCTAACCCTTGTAACAAATGGATATgagcgtgtgtgttttttggcTTTAGCAGTTAATGTAAGCTGATTCCCAACAAAAGTGATTTGAGGGGTAAGTAAACTAGAGATGCACTGGGTTGTATAAAGgcaataaatagataaaaaccAGATTAATTTCTTGATTGTTTTAGCACACATGCTAATTTTAAACACCAGTCTACAGGaggctttttaaataaaaaaaacaaaaaattaaaaaaaaataatgctaaTAAAAGTAAATGACACAATCTCACAGAGTTTATCTTCAATACAtaacttttattttcagtttcacAATTTTAAGTTATCCATTGCCCATTTAGGCTATGGAATGACAATTTGCAGtgcaataaaaatgtaacacattttattaacatttatGTACAAGTGCAATATCATTTTGTAAAGATTAttttgaataataaaataaaagcttttactCATGGAAGTTGGCCTGTTGCAGGCCAGTGTTGGTCAAATATTATTGCAGTACAATAAATATAGGCCTAAtataatatatcaatatatcatTTTCCCATTCAGAGCATTTTAGTTTTATCTTGAGCCCCTTTGAATTGGATTCTCACAACACAACCCTTTCCAATTTTCATGTGACAACATGTCTCATAATTTCCTAatctattacagtaaaatgtaccACAGCAGGGGATGT
This genomic window contains:
- the LOC114545371 gene encoding E3 ubiquitin-protein ligase TRIM47-like, which encodes MALDVPFKEQFCCICLDIYTEPASIPCGHTFCLDCIDSFWDTKTKAECPLCKETFRKRPQLRINQGYKKIIDLFKRSQEENVDNVGSRKTSPIPLFEPEEIPCDICHGDKSQSVKSPSVKSCLVCQASYCELHLTPHLRDPALHRHQLTDPATFATSHLCRKHHKPLTMFCKKDQKPVCGQCTEREHKRHKTVPMEKENKRINICLREMISSIQPMVHARLRKVNEIQNSVSLSKQITEREIESSAQICSMLISVIERQHAGLVEELEKRQQEAERRSEELFQELEEELNDLQMRSSELQHLEHTQNPVHLVQSFPSLRRLPQTREWSEVAVHSDNCMGVVMRAVSKLGDICQEIANKQKFCRRSRQDGSICSQCHSGS